The Streptomyces sp. NBC_01439 genome contains the following window.
GCCGGCGGCCAGCCGGGCCAGGCCGTCGGCCAGGCTCTCCTCGGCCATGGCGGCACCCTCCAGGCCCACGAGCAACCGAACGGGCTGCGCTGCGTCCTCGGCGTCTTCGGTGTCCTTGGCGTCCGCGCCGACCGGCGGCCCCAGGGGCTCGTGGAAGACCAGCACCGAGCCCTCGGCGATGGCCTGTTCCAGCGCCTCGGTCGGATCCGGTACGCCGTACTGGGTCAGGGCCTTCTCCAGCACCGGGGCCTCCAGGGCGGTGTGGCCCTTCAGCCCCGCCTGGGCCAGCAGCCAGCCCACCAGGACGGTCGTGCGGCGCTCGTCCCCGGGACCCGCTTCGGGGCCCAGCAGGGTCCGGGCGAAGCCGTCGGCCTGGGCCGGACGTACGGCGGGGAGCGCCAGCAGCCGCCAGGGGTTCTCGGTGAGCTGCCCGGCGGCGTCCTCGCCCAGGGCCGCCGCGGCGCTGGCCGCCAGGGCCTCGGGGGCGCCACCGCGGGCCAGTACCGCCCGTACGCCCTCGACGCTGTCGGCGGAGGGCGCGGGCGCGGCCGCCACGGCCGGGGTGACGGGGCGCGGTGCCGGGGGCGCGGCGGGTGCCTTGCGGGGCGTGGCCGGGGCCTCGTCGAAGTACACGGCGGAGGGCTTCGCACCGCTCTCCACGGCCCGGACGGCGGCCAGCAGGTCGGCTGCCCTCCCGCTCAGCTTCGCACCGGCCTCGACGGGCGCCTCCCGCTCGGCCTTGCGTCGGGCGATCCGCTCCCGCTCGATCTTCTGGGCGGCCAGTTCGGCCTGGGCCTCGGAGAGCGCGGGCGTCACCTGGGCCTCGGCGGCCGGCTCGGCGGTGCCCTCGGGGTCGGCCCCGGGATCGGCGTCGGCCTCGGCTTCGGATCCGGCCGCGTCATCGGCTGCCGCAGGGGCGGTCTCCGGGCCGGTCCCGGCCTCGGGCCCTGCGGGGCTCTCCCCCACCCCGCCCCTTCCCGAAACCGAGGGCTCCGCCCCCGGGCCCCCGTCTTCGCCCGCGGCGACCCCGTCGTCCTCGGCACCGCCCGCATCCGCCTCGGACCCGGCGTCCGCCCGCCCGGGCTCGGGAGCGGCTTCGGGGGCCGCTTCCGGTTCGGCGGCTGCGGACGGGTCGGCCTCCGGGGCGGCCGGGTCCTCCGCGGCAGCGGTGTCGGCCTGAGGGTCCGTACTCACAGCGTGCTCCAGTCCTGATCGGGGTAGCGGTGCACCGGAGCCGAAACATCGTCCAGCGCCCGGCAGATCTCCTCCGGAAGACTAAGGGCCTCCACCGACAGTGCCGCCCCGAGCTGCGCGGACGTCCGCGCGCCGACGATCGGCGCCACCACCCCCGGCCGGTCCCGGATCCACGCCAGGGCCACCTGGAGCGGGGTCACGGCCAGGCCCTGGGCCGCCGTCGCCACCGCGTCCACGATCCGCCCCGCCGCCTCGTCGAGGTACGGGTCCACCAGAGCGGCCAGCGCCTCCGAGGCGCCCCGGGAGTCGGCCGGGGTGCCGTCCCGGTACTTGCCCGTCAGCACCCCGCGGCCCAGCGGCGAGGAGGGCAGCAGGCCGATCCCGAGGTCCAGCGCGGCCGGCAGCACCTCGCGCTCGACCCCCCGCTGGAGCAGGGAGTACTCCATCTGCGTCGAGGCGATCCGGGTGCGCACCCCGGGGGCCGCGAGCTGCCAGGTCGCCGCCTTCGCCAGCTGCCAGCCGCAGAAGCCCGCCAGTCCCGCGTACCGGGCCCGGCCGCTGCTCACCGCCAGGTCCAGCGCCTGCAGGGTCTCCTCCAGCGGGGTCGCGGGGTCGAACGCGTGCACCTGCCACAGATCGACGTAGTCGGTGCCCAGCCGGTCCAGCGAGGCGTCGAGGGCGGCGAGCAGGTGCCCGCGCGAGCCGTCGAACCTGCGGTCCGGGTCAGGAACGCTGCCCGCCTTGGTCGCGATCACCAGGTCCCGGCGCGGGACGAGCCCGCCCACCAGCCGCCCGAGGAGGTACTCCGCCTCGCCGCCGCCGTAGGCGTCGGCGGTGTCGACGAGCGTTCCGCCCGCCTCCCAGAACGTCTTCACCTGCTCGGCGGCGGCGTCCTCACCGGTGTCGCGGCCCCAGGTGAGGGTGCCGAGGCCGATCCGGGAGACGCGCAGTCCGGTGCGGCCGAGATGCCTCTGCTCCATGAGCGCTGAGACTACTGGGGCGCTGACGCGGAGGACCTTGGCGCGCTACAGTCCCCGCACACCAACGTTACTGATCGGTAAACCGGTAAGGGGACGATACATGCGGCTCGGCATCAATCTTGGTTACTGGGGCGCGGGCATGGACGCCGACAACCTCGCCGTCGCCCAGGAGGCCGACCGCCTGGGTTACGACGTCTGCTGGGCCGCCGAGGCCTACGGCTCCGACGCCCCGACCGTGCTCGCCTGGGTCGCCGCCCAGACCGAGCGCATCGACGTCGGCTCGGCGATCATGCAGATCCCGGCCCGTCAGCCCGCCATGACCGCCATGACGGCGGCCACCCTCGACTCGCTCACCAAGGGCCGCTTCCGGCTCGGCCTCGGCGTCTCCGGACCCCAGGTCTCCGAGGGCTGGTACGGCGTCAAGTTCGACAAGCCGCTGGCCCGCACCCGCGAGTACGTGGAGATCGTCCGCAAGGCCATGAGCCGGGAGCGGCTCTCCTACGACGGCGAGCACTGGACCCTGCCGCTGCCGGACGGCCCGGGCAAGCCGATCAAGCTGACCGTGCACCCCGAGCGCGAGCACATCCCGCTCTACATCGCCGCCATCGGCCCCAAGAACCTGGAGCAGACCGGCGAGATCGCCGACGGCGCCCTGCTGATCTTCCCGGCCGCCGAGCACCTGGAAGCCACCGCCCTCACGCACATCCGGGCGGGCCGCGAGAAGGCCGGGCTGACCATGGAGGGCTTCGACGTCTGTCCGACCGTGCCGCTGGCCCTCGGCGAGGACGTGAACGCGCTCGCGGACATGTTCCGCCCCTACACCGCCCTGTACGTGGGCGGCATGGGCAGCCGGAAGCAGAACTTCTACAACCAGCTGGCCCAGCGCATGGGCTACGAGAAGGAAGCCGCCGAGATCCAGGACAAGTACCTGTCGGGAGACAAGAACGGCGCCGCCGCGGCCGTGCCGCACTCGCTGATCGACTCGACCACCCTGCTCGGCCCGGTCGCGCGGATCGCCGACGGGATGCGGGCCTACGCGGAGGCCGGGGTCACCACCCTCACGCTCGCCCCGGCCGGGTTCACCCTGGACGAGCGGATCGCGGCCCTGCGCGCCGGTACCGAGGCGATGGAGCTGGCGGGCCTGGCCTGATCGCCCCCCGCCCGACCGGCTGATCCGGTGCCGGCGGGCGGACGCCGGCACCGGTGGACGCCTTCGCGGCCGTGGTGGGGGCTCGGGGGTCTTCCCCGCCACGGCCGACACAGCGAACAACGCCGGGAACGCCCACCGGGTTACGCACGGCGGCCCACCCCCCGATTTCGTTCATTCGGACGAGTAGTGCGACCCATCGGTTGCCCGCCCCGCCCACCGGAGTTTGACTCGTTCCATGCTCTCTGCCCGCAGCCTGTTCCAGGAGATCGTGGACAACGACGACTCCTTCCAGCTGTTCTGCTCCATCGCCGCCAGCGGGGAGACCCAGGGCGGCTGGGAGAACGCCCGCATCGCGGCCCTGGTGCCGGACGGCATGCGCCACCTCGCGCCCAAGATCACCCGGCACGGCGCCGACGAGGACAAGCACGGCCGGATCTTCAACGCGCTGCTCCGCAAGCGGGGCCTGCCCGCCGTCCCGGTACCCCCCGAGACCGACTACACCATGCTGCTGGAGCGCCGCGGCATCGGCCTCGCCCACGAGAAGCTGCGCCGCGAGGTGGCGCTGAGCGAGGAGGACATCGTCGTCTACCTCGCGCACAGCCGCGTCACCGAACAGCGTGCCGCCGACCAGATGGACATGCTGGTCAAGTACTTCGGCGACCACCCCGAGGTGGGCAAGGCGATCCACCTGATCAGCCACGACGAGGACAACCACCTCGCCTACTGCCACGAGGAACTGCTGCGCCTGGCCCGCTCCGGCTACGGCCGGACCATCCAGCGGGTGCTCCGCGAGAGCGCGCTCGCCGAGATCTCCGTCTACCGCGACGTGAGCCTCGCCGTCATGAGCCACATGGGACGGCTGCTGCACTGGCCGGCCCCGAAAGCGGCCTCGCTGGCCGCCGGCATCCGGGCGATGTACGCGTACGAGCGGTTCAGCGGCTGGCACCGGATGGTGAACCTGCGACTGCCCGAGCGCCTGGACGCCCTCGGCGGCGCACCGGGCGCCGCGGCCGGGCCCGCCCACGCCCCGCGCGAGAGGGAGCTCAGAGCCAGCCCCGGCGCTTGAACATCCGGTGCAGGCCCACGCACGCACCCGCCATGACCACCAGCACCGCCGGGTAGCCCCAGGCGTGCCGCAGCTCCGGCATGTGGTCGAAGTTCATCCCGTAGATCCCCGCCACCATCGTCGGGACGGCCGCCATCGCCGCCCAGGCCGAAATCTTGCGCATGTCGTCGTTCTGCCGCAGGCCCATTTGCGCGAGGTGCGCGGCGAGCGCGTCCGACAGCAGCCGGTCCAGGCCCTCGATGTATTCGTTCGCCTTGGTCAAGTGGTCGGCGACATCGCGGAAGAACGGCTGCGCGTGCTCGTGGACGAAGGGGACCTCCCCGAAGGCGAGGCGGTCCATCGGCTGGAGCAGTGGGCTCGTCGCCCGCCGGAACTCCAGCACCTGCCGCTTGAAACCGTAGATCCGGGCGGCGGTGTTCTTGGTGTCCGAGGCGTTCGGGGCGAAGACCTCGGCCTCCAGCTCCTCCAGGTCCGCCTGCAGCTCGGCCGCCACCTCGATGTAGTGGTCGACCACCGCGTCGGACACCGCGTACAGCACCGCCGTCGGGCCGTGCCGCAGCACGTCCGGCTCCTGTTCCAGCCGGTGGCGCACGGCCGCCAGCGGGGCCCCCACACCGTGCCGGACCGTGACGACGAACGAGTCCCCTATGAACACCATCAGCTCGCCCGCGGTCACCGTGTCCGCGTCCTCGTCGTACAGCACCGGCTTGAGGACGACGAACAGCGAATCGTCGTACACCTCCAGCTTCGGGCGCTGGTGCGCGGTCAGCGCGTCCTCCACTGCCAGCGGATGCAGGCCGAACTCCTGGCTGACGTGGTCGAATTCCTTCGCGGTCGGCTCGTGCATGCCGATCCACAAGAAGGCGTCACCGGCCGCCCGGGCCTCGTCGAGGGCGTCCGAGAAATCGTCCGGCCCCTCGGTGCGGCGGCCGTCCCGGTAAATCGCGCAGTCCACAATCACGCCGGGCATTCTTCCCTGCCCACGGCCCGCCCGCACACGTGCGGCAGCGCATACGCTGGCCCCATGGCCACGCTGATCCTCGTACGACACGGGCGGTCCACCGCCAACACCGCTGGGCTGCTCGCCGGATGGACCCCCGGAGTGGCCCTCGACGAGCGCGGCGCGGAGCAGGCCGCCGCGCTGCCCGGCCGGCTGGCGGGGGTGCCGCTCGCCGCCGCCGTCACCAGCCCGCTGCAGCGCTGCCGGGACACCCTCGCACCCCTGATGGCCGCCCGGCCGGAGCTGGAACTGCACACCGACGAGCGGATCGGCGAGTGCCACTACGGCGATTGGTCGGGCCGCAAACTGTCCGAGCTCTCCGACGAACCGCTGATGAAGATCGTCCAGCAGCACCCGTCGGCCGCAGCCTTCCCCGGCGGCGAGTCCATGCGGGCCATGCAGGCGCGCGCCGTGGACGCCGTACGCGACTGGGACGCGCGGATCGAGCAGGAGCACGGCAGCGACGCCGTCTTCCTGATGTGCTCGCACGGCGACATCATCAAGTCCCTGGTCGCGGACGCCCTGGGCATGCACCTGGACCTCTTCCAGCGCATCCACGTCGACCCCTGCTCGGTGACGGCCGTCCGGTACACCGCCACCCGGCCCTTCGTGTTCCGGCTCGGCGACACCGGGGACCTCGGCCCGCTCGTCCGGCGCCCCGCCGCACCCGAGAGCGTCGCCTCCGACAAGGACACCGAAGACGCGGGGAACGCCGTCGTGGGAGGCGGCGCGGGCGCGGCTTGATCGCCCGGCGCAGTAGGGTGGACGGGCCAACACAAGGGCGCAGACCTGCCCCTGCCGCCGAGACTTGGAGACTGGACGTGCCCCGTCAGGTGTTCCTCTACGACCCCCCGGACCGCTTCGTGGCCGGCACGGTCGGTCTGCCGGGACGCCGTACGTTCTTCCTGCAGGCCTCCGCCGGCCCCCGCGTCACCAGCGTCTCCCTGGAGAAGACCCAGGTAGCGGCGCTCGCCGAGCGGATGGACGAGCTGCTGGACGAGGTCGTACGGCGGACCGGCGGCAACGCGCCGGTCCCGGCCGTCGCCCCCGCCGAGGCCGCCGACACCGCGCCGCTGGACGTCCCGGTCGACGAGGAGTTCCGCGTCGGCACCATGGCCCTGGCCTGGGACGGCGAGGAGCAGCGCATGATCGTCGAGGCCCAGGCGCTCGTCGAGCTCGACGCGGACTCCGACGAAGACCTCGCCGAGGCCGAGGAGCGGCTCCTCCAGGACGAGGAGAACGGCCCGCCGATGCTGCGGGTCCGCCTCACCGGCTCCCAGGCCCGGGCCTTCGCCAAACGGGCCCTGGACGTCGTCAACGCCGGCCGCCCGCCGTGCCCGCTGTGCAGCCTCCCGCTGGACCCGGAGGGGCACGTGTGCCCGCGCCAGAACGGCTACCGGCGCCAGGCGTGAGGGACACGGGGGAGAAGATGGAGGAACTGCTCGCCCGGGGCGAGCTCACCGTCATAGGCCGGATCCGCGACGCGTCCAACGCCGTCCTGCTGTGCAGCGTCACGCACGGGGACGTGAGCGCCGACTGCGTCTACAAGCCGGTCAAGGGCGAGCGGCCGCTGTGGGACTTCCCCGACGGGAACCTCGCCCGCCGGGAGGTCGCCGCCTACCTGATCTCCGAGGCCACCGGATGGGGCCTGGTCCCCGCCACCGTGCTGCGCGACGGACCGTACGGCGAGGGCATGGTCCAGCAGTGGATCGACGCCGAGCAGCCGGACGAGGACGCCCCGCTGGGAGCGCTCCTCGGACTCGTCGACGGCGAGGAGGCAGGGGAGGGCTGGAAGGCCGTCGCCCTCGCCGAGGTCGGCGAAGGCCGCACCGCGCTGCTCGTGCACGCCGACGACCCCCGACTGCGCCGGCTCGCCGTACTCGACGCCGTGATCAACAACGGCGACCGCAAGGGCGGCCACCTGCTGCCCGCGCCCGACGGCCGGCTCTACGGCATCGACCACGGCGTGACCTTCCACGCCGAGGACAAGCTGCGCACCCTCCTGTGGGGCTGGGCGGGCGAGCCGCTGACCGACGAGGCGCGCGAGGTGCTGGCCGCGCTCGCCGACGGGCTGGCCGAGGGGGCCCCGCTCGCCACCCGGCTGGCCGCACTGATCACGCCGGTCGAGCTGGCCGCCGTACGGGACCGGGTGGGGCACCTGCTGCGCACCGGAACCCACCCCCGGCCGTCCGGGCAGTGGCCGTCGATCCCCTGGCCACCGGTCTGAATCAGCCATTGGTCGTACGCACAGAATCGGCCAGACCGCAAGAGTGCCGATCAAGACAACAGTGCAGGTCCAGTTCGTTTCCGGAACATCCGTCCGGTTAGGCTCGAGACATGCATGCCTGGCCCGCTTCTGAGGTCCCCGCCCTTCCTGGCAAGGGCCGCGACCTCCAGATCCACGACACCGCGACCCAGGGGACGATCACCCTCGCCCCCGGTCCCGTCGCCCGTATCTACGTCTGCGGCATCACTCCGTACGACGCGACCCACATCGGTCACGCGGCGACCTACAACGCGTTCGACCTCGTACAACGCGTGTGGCTCGACACCAAGCGGCAGGTCCACTACGTCCAGAACGTCACGGACGTGGACGACCCGCTCCTGGAGCGGGCGCTGCGCGACAACCAGGACTGGACCGAGCTGGCGGAGCGCGAGACCGCACTCTTCCGCGAGGACATGACGGCCCTGCGGATGCTCCCCCCGCAGCACTACATCGGAGCCGTCGAGGCCATACCCGGCATCGTGCCGCTGGTCGAGCGGCTGAGGGACGCGGGCGCGGCGTACGAGCTCGAGGGCGACACCTACTTCTCGGTCGAGGCCGACCCGCACTTCGGCGGGGTCTCCCACCTCGACGCCGAGGCGATGCGGCTGCTCTCGGCCGAGCGGGGCGGCGACCCCGACCGGCCCGGGAAGAAGAACCCGCTGGACCCGATGCTGTGGATGGCCGCGCGTCCGGGCGAGCCGAGCTGGGACGGCGGCTCGCTGGGCCGCGGCCGGCCGGGCTGGCACATCGAGTGCGTGGCGATCGCCCTGGACCACCTGGGCATGGGCTTCGACATCCAGGGCGGCGGCTCCGACCTGGCGTTCCCGCACCACGAGATGGGTGCGTCGCACGCGCAGGCGCTGACGGGCGAGTTCCCGATGGCCAAGGCGTACGTCCACGCGGGCATGGTGGCACTGCACGGCGAGAAGATGTCGAAGTCGAAGGGCAACCTCGTCTTCGTATCGGCGCTGCGCCGCGCCGGGGTGGACCCGGCGGCGATCCGCCTGGCCCTGCTCTCGCACCACTACCGGGCCGACTGGGAGTGGACGGAGGCCGTCCTCGACGAGGCCGTGGCCCGGCTGGAGCGCTGGCGCGCGGCCGTGTCCCGGCCGGACGGCATCCCGGCGGACGCCGTGCTCGAAGAGGTCCGCGAAGCCCTGGCGAACGACCTGGACGCCCCTGCGGCGCTGGCGGCCGTGGACCGCTGGGTGGAGCTCCAGAACGCCACCGACGGCGACGACGAGTCTGCCCCGGGCCTGGTCTCCCGCACGGTGGACGCCCTCCTGGGCGTGGCGCTGTAACCCGGCCGCAGCGACACCGATGCCCCTGGCCCACCGGGCCGGGGGCATCTCCCTTTCCGCCGTCGGACGGGGACGCGCCGGCCGCTGCGCGGAGCTTCCCCCACCCCGCCCCTTCCCGAAACCGGGCAGCGCCCGGGAGACGGCGGGAGGGCGCGCCTACGCGTCCGGGGCGTCGTCCTCGCCGGGGGACGGGGCGGCCGGCGGCTCGGGATCCTCCCCGGAGGGGTCCGGCTTGCGCTTCGGGGGACGGGGGAGGCCCCCGGTCGTGTCCCGCAGGTAGGAGCCGTCGCCCGGCTCCGCCGCCGGGCCCGCCGCCGGGTCGCGCCGCCGCAGGTACCGCTCGAACTCCCGCGCGATCGCGTCCCCCGAGGCCTCCGGCAGGTCGGCCGTGTCCCGCGCCTCCTCCAGCGTCTGGACGTACTCCGCCACCTCGCTGTCCTCGGCGGCCAGTTGGTCCACGCCCAACTGCCACGCCCGGGCGTCCTCCGGCAGTTCGCCCAGCGGGATCCGGATGTCGATCAGATCCTCGAGCCGGTTCAGCAGGGCCAGCGTCGCCTTCGGGTTCGGCGGCTGGG
Protein-coding sequences here:
- a CDS encoding histidine phosphatase family protein, giving the protein MATLILVRHGRSTANTAGLLAGWTPGVALDERGAEQAAALPGRLAGVPLAAAVTSPLQRCRDTLAPLMAARPELELHTDERIGECHYGDWSGRKLSELSDEPLMKIVQQHPSAAAFPGGESMRAMQARAVDAVRDWDARIEQEHGSDAVFLMCSHGDIIKSLVADALGMHLDLFQRIHVDPCSVTAVRYTATRPFVFRLGDTGDLGPLVRRPAAPESVASDKDTEDAGNAVVGGGAGAA
- a CDS encoding ATP-binding domain-containing protein; translated protein: MSTDPQADTAAAEDPAAPEADPSAAAEPEAAPEAAPEPGRADAGSEADAGGAEDDGVAAGEDGGPGAEPSVSGRGGVGESPAGPEAGTGPETAPAAADDAAGSEAEADADPGADPEGTAEPAAEAQVTPALSEAQAELAAQKIERERIARRKAEREAPVEAGAKLSGRAADLLAAVRAVESGAKPSAVYFDEAPATPRKAPAAPPAPRPVTPAVAAAPAPSADSVEGVRAVLARGGAPEALAASAAAALGEDAAGQLTENPWRLLALPAVRPAQADGFARTLLGPEAGPGDERRTTVLVGWLLAQAGLKGHTALEAPVLEKALTQYGVPDPTEALEQAIAEGSVLVFHEPLGPPVGADAKDTEDAEDAAQPVRLLVGLEGAAMAEESLADGLARLAAGTFDAPGDWERAAGSAPSPSAAELIRAVAGHGLVTHTGGEAARAEPVALAVAARELGLRVCVAAHAPGGGPDPVTVAGLLSGAEGPGRDADGQFALDLLVVLDAPQLDVETAAALVESVPDGARLVLSGDPGVLGSAGAGRVFADVLAARTCPQSISRTPDPGPLGELVSGIGIGELNQVDAPGKEVVIVPVKDAGEAVHRAVQLVAESVPRAFGIPADHVQVITPGHGGSAGTRALNAALKERLNPGPGRFGGFDPGDRVVHVPSAGRALAARVVSADAEGLHLDRAGARIVVPKELVESRVRHGWAVTAHQAVGTRWPAVVVVLPGDAAQALSRDWVYTAFGRGERHLSVVHGVDQALPHAVAEVPAKPRTTRLTGLLTALATAGAQQPQ
- a CDS encoding SCO1664 family protein, which translates into the protein MPAPERLPAPGVRDTGEKMEELLARGELTVIGRIRDASNAVLLCSVTHGDVSADCVYKPVKGERPLWDFPDGNLARREVAAYLISEATGWGLVPATVLRDGPYGEGMVQQWIDAEQPDEDAPLGALLGLVDGEEAGEGWKAVALAEVGEGRTALLVHADDPRLRRLAVLDAVINNGDRKGGHLLPAPDGRLYGIDHGVTFHAEDKLRTLLWGWAGEPLTDEAREVLAALADGLAEGAPLATRLAALITPVELAAVRDRVGHLLRTGTHPRPSGQWPSIPWPPV
- the corA gene encoding magnesium/cobalt transporter CorA translates to MPGVIVDCAIYRDGRRTEGPDDFSDALDEARAAGDAFLWIGMHEPTAKEFDHVSQEFGLHPLAVEDALTAHQRPKLEVYDDSLFVVLKPVLYDEDADTVTAGELMVFIGDSFVVTVRHGVGAPLAAVRHRLEQEPDVLRHGPTAVLYAVSDAVVDHYIEVAAELQADLEELEAEVFAPNASDTKNTAARIYGFKRQVLEFRRATSPLLQPMDRLAFGEVPFVHEHAQPFFRDVADHLTKANEYIEGLDRLLSDALAAHLAQMGLRQNDDMRKISAWAAMAAVPTMVAGIYGMNFDHMPELRHAWGYPAVLVVMAGACVGLHRMFKRRGWL
- a CDS encoding DUF3090 domain-containing protein; this translates as MPRQVFLYDPPDRFVAGTVGLPGRRTFFLQASAGPRVTSVSLEKTQVAALAERMDELLDEVVRRTGGNAPVPAVAPAEAADTAPLDVPVDEEFRVGTMALAWDGEEQRMIVEAQALVELDADSDEDLAEAEERLLQDEENGPPMLRVRLTGSQARAFAKRALDVVNAGRPPCPLCSLPLDPEGHVCPRQNGYRRQA
- a CDS encoding LLM class F420-dependent oxidoreductase → MRLGINLGYWGAGMDADNLAVAQEADRLGYDVCWAAEAYGSDAPTVLAWVAAQTERIDVGSAIMQIPARQPAMTAMTAATLDSLTKGRFRLGLGVSGPQVSEGWYGVKFDKPLARTREYVEIVRKAMSRERLSYDGEHWTLPLPDGPGKPIKLTVHPEREHIPLYIAAIGPKNLEQTGEIADGALLIFPAAEHLEATALTHIRAGREKAGLTMEGFDVCPTVPLALGEDVNALADMFRPYTALYVGGMGSRKQNFYNQLAQRMGYEKEAAEIQDKYLSGDKNGAAAAVPHSLIDSTTLLGPVARIADGMRAYAEAGVTTLTLAPAGFTLDERIAALRAGTEAMELAGLA
- a CDS encoding aldo/keto reductase; the protein is MEQRHLGRTGLRVSRIGLGTLTWGRDTGEDAAAEQVKTFWEAGGTLVDTADAYGGGEAEYLLGRLVGGLVPRRDLVIATKAGSVPDPDRRFDGSRGHLLAALDASLDRLGTDYVDLWQVHAFDPATPLEETLQALDLAVSSGRARYAGLAGFCGWQLAKAATWQLAAPGVRTRIASTQMEYSLLQRGVEREVLPAALDLGIGLLPSSPLGRGVLTGKYRDGTPADSRGASEALAALVDPYLDEAAGRIVDAVATAAQGLAVTPLQVALAWIRDRPGVVAPIVGARTSAQLGAALSVEALSLPEEICRALDDVSAPVHRYPDQDWSTL
- a CDS encoding ferritin-like domain-containing protein; translation: MLSARSLFQEIVDNDDSFQLFCSIAASGETQGGWENARIAALVPDGMRHLAPKITRHGADEDKHGRIFNALLRKRGLPAVPVPPETDYTMLLERRGIGLAHEKLRREVALSEEDIVVYLAHSRVTEQRAADQMDMLVKYFGDHPEVGKAIHLISHDEDNHLAYCHEELLRLARSGYGRTIQRVLRESALAEISVYRDVSLAVMSHMGRLLHWPAPKAASLAAGIRAMYAYERFSGWHRMVNLRLPERLDALGGAPGAAAGPAHAPRERELRASPGA
- the mshC gene encoding cysteine--1-D-myo-inosityl 2-amino-2-deoxy-alpha-D-glucopyranoside ligase is translated as MHAWPASEVPALPGKGRDLQIHDTATQGTITLAPGPVARIYVCGITPYDATHIGHAATYNAFDLVQRVWLDTKRQVHYVQNVTDVDDPLLERALRDNQDWTELAERETALFREDMTALRMLPPQHYIGAVEAIPGIVPLVERLRDAGAAYELEGDTYFSVEADPHFGGVSHLDAEAMRLLSAERGGDPDRPGKKNPLDPMLWMAARPGEPSWDGGSLGRGRPGWHIECVAIALDHLGMGFDIQGGGSDLAFPHHEMGASHAQALTGEFPMAKAYVHAGMVALHGEKMSKSKGNLVFVSALRRAGVDPAAIRLALLSHHYRADWEWTEAVLDEAVARLERWRAAVSRPDGIPADAVLEEVREALANDLDAPAALAAVDRWVELQNATDGDDESAPGLVSRTVDALLGVAL